The Vigna unguiculata cultivar IT97K-499-35 chromosome 11, ASM411807v1, whole genome shotgun sequence genomic sequence TACAGACTGAGTTGAGGTACTACTGTCAGACTGCACTCCCGGTGGGTAACTCTGCTGCACTTCACTAGAAGTTGCAGGCTGGGATGGGGCACCAGGAGGGCCAGTCTGTACAGGGGGAGGATATTGAACCCCATATGGAGGCATCGGTTGACCTTGCATAGGTGGATACATGGTTGAGCCAGGTGGAGGAGGAGCGTAAGGAGCATAAGGAGGAGGAACAGGGGGACCCCATGGCACTGGGGTACCACCGTAACTCCCAGGAGGAGCAGTCCCAAGGGGGCCACCGGCAGCATACTGTTGGGACGGATAAGCACCGAGTGGCTGGCTTGGAACAGGATAAGTAGGCACAGCAGATGCTGGTGGGCCAGGCGGCACAACAGGCTGAGGAGGCTTACCAGCAACTCTCACTGCAATTGTTCGACCCTCAAGGCGATAACCGTTCATGGCCAATATTGCATTGTTTGCCATGGTTATATCAGCATACTTCACAAAACCGTATCCTTTACTTAAACCGGACATTCGATCCTTGATCACTTTTGCCATAACAATCTCACCAAATTGTTGAAATAATTGGATTAGGCCATCGTCATCAAGGCTGGGCGGCAAATATCCTATGTACAAATTTGTATCATCAATTTCCTTTTTAACAGCAGCAGCCCCTAAGCCAGCTTGAGCCAAACCACCAGCCGTAGCGGAATTGTTAGCCCAAGGAGGATTGCTTCCAGAAGTGCCTGCTCCAATAGCCAAGGTACTGGTTTGCTTTGTTGCAGATTCAGGAACCGAACCACCCAACTCTGCTAGGAAATTCTGATACTCATCATCCATCTTCTTCCCAGTAGCACCCTTCACCGGACAATCTATGCTTGGATGACCACCATCCCCACAATGCTTACAGACAACTTCACTCTTGAAAGTCGAAGTCCTAGTAGGACATGCATATTGGCGATGACCTGGTTCACCACATAGCCTGCAATACTCCTCATCCCTGATTGTACCATTCAATGCAGCTAGTTCCCTGAGCTGTTGCCTCTTGTGCTCATTCAATACCTCATCTACGGGCTGCAAGAGCTTCTCCACCATACCCGCGGCGGCCTCAAGCGACTCCGGCGTCTCAGCCTCTACCAACACATGCAAATCCTCATTCTCCGAAGGGTCAGGCTTTAGATCCCTCTTCTGCTGTAGCCTACCCTCCTTCACTGATCCTTTACCCCGAATCACAATTTTAGCACCAGTTTCTTTCTCCATCCGCTTCTGGGTGTTACCTCTGGGACCAATAATAAGCCCAATGAAATTGTAACCAGGGTATTCTTTCATCGGTATATAAAGCTTCTTCTGAAGCTTGGGTGGCCTGTAATCCGCAGGTGGCTTAAACGCAGGGTTCTTCTTTATAATCTGAGATATTATTTCCTGTCTCTCTTTTTGCAATCTCTCACGCGCACGGTATTCCCTAGTGTTAATCCTAATGCCCATGTTATCATATATCGGCTCAGGCGAAGGAGATCGAGCACCTTCGGGGCGATCATCTAAGGGTAAACCTGACTGTAACATTCGACTAATCTCAAGAAGCCGACTATTCAAAGCCTGAATCTCAGGATCGAATTCAATACCGCCCATGAAATCAGGAAGTTGAATCACCGGCTTGGGCTCATCATCGGCCCAACGAGACTTCCTCTTCTTCGGCCCGGACCCCAATTCCCCGCCGCTCTGGCCGCTCTGGTCATTCGATTCCGGTTGCGGATCCCATCTGCTCCGGCGGCGGCGCTTGCTCGTAGTCTCCTCCTCGCCGCCAGATTGGTCCCTGTCGGTGCCGCTGCGCGTCAATCCTTCAGAGAGCAATGGCTTCGAAATCTGAGGATGCAATCCGTTATTATCCAAAGGTCCCTGGCCATTCTCCGATGGCCTTCCATCGCTGGTGCCGTTACCGTTTTCGTTTTGTCCGGTTTCCGATTGGTGTTGTGACGAGTTGTGATATTCTGATGGAGCGTGGTTCTGCGGTGAAGAATCGTAGGGATGCGGTGGAGGGAGATTTGGGGTTGAATCGAGAGCGTCCATGGATTGAAAATGAAGATaaggttagggttagggtttagatGTGCGCAGTGGAAACACCACCAAACCAAGAAGAGTCGAGAATGAAGATGAAGATTGTGATGACTTGTGAAGTGGCCACGTGACGCAGTCGCATTAAATAAGAGACCCGACTTGGATTTGGAGCCCAAAACAACGGGTATGCCAAACCCGAATCTGATAATTCGCAAAATGGTTTTCATGCTTTCATCTTACTCTTTCTTTTTTactgttacttttattttatctctagttCTTTGTCAATTGAGTCTTGGAGGTTATGAATTATTACTTTAGTTTTTacattataaatgtaaatacttattttgtataattaaaaattataacaataaataaacatttccaaattataaaaagagttatgataaaaaatcatgTACAGTTATGgatactattaaaaaaatattaaaatttcattcaggctaaaaaataaaaaataaaaaatgattaaagatAGAAAATATCAATAAACATATCTAAAATagttatcatttaaaaaaagaaataaaaatgtggTTCAaggataattattaaaaatactgTCATTCAAAGCAGTTATTCTAACGTAGTACTCAGAGagattattatataaaataaatacttttttaaaaacatataagatttatgattaatattatttttaaatatatagataaatatattaatttaaaaatactattCAGACTAACTTTAGagataaagaaattaagaaacGAGAGTCatcaaatatatcaaaaatataGAGATagagatattattattaagattTGCTTTAAATCTTCTAAgcacttaattatgttttaagttataataaatttaaaatattcaaataagtctcaataaaaaataaatttaataaatttttagaatatgcttagtatttaataaatttaaaatttttaaatgaatgttattaacaaattttgctGAAATTCATGATTTAACtactattattaaataatgattaacataataattattttgtcatATATGCTAAGTCATCttacatgtaattttattatgtttaaaaatatataaactataattttacaatttcaaaattttataattttataattatacaattcatATCATTATactgttatatatttatattttcatattattctatcgtcatattattatattactgtattattatattattatatcattatatattcGTATCACATATCTTATCACATCATATATCTTATCGTTATATAATGTcatagttatattattatattattattatattattatataatcatattttatattattatattatattcttatattatcatattgtcatattattattattattatcattttattatattattatatttcctatatttatatcataatattattatattattatattatcgtacattatattatcatatctataaaattattaaattttaaaattgtaatttataaaaaaataaagtgaaccGCTTAACATCTACTTCATTAAGTTAGCAAACAAATTAACAATAgatattcaattcaaaaaaaaataaatttattaaataccgACTTTAAAAATTTACTAAGAACCCAatctaaagtttcaaaatttatttaaaacataattaaacgtataataaataataagaactctaaacaaaatatattaaacatgtTTAACTGAAATAATAAAACCATGGTAGTTTTGAGGTATGTAAGACATCTTAActctattaatattaattttttttccataatttaAACTTTCGAGAAATTACTTTCTGAAATATGATTTGACAGATAATGATCAGCTTCGTAACAAAAATTGGATGTGATCAGAAGTATGGTttgataaaaggaaaataatgaataaaagttACGAATGTGATATGCAACTTTGTTTGACAGAGAGGTTTTTGAATACATCCTAGACAAGAAGATCAAGGAACAATTTGAATTAAATCCAGAAATAGCTATGAAATCATTAAGTTATAAACAATGATCAACAGATTTGTTGATAGTAAATTGCAgggtttaattaattaagtgatATCTACTTTTGTTTAAATGTGTGAGTttgatatttacttttaaaaatatttcaataacttttattattaaattaatataaatataaatatttaattttataagttattctaaatattaataccgttaatactaataatttttttgttaaaaataatataattaatatattttttcaaaaattaaaactcaattaataaatttttagaagTAGATATCAAACTGAATCCATTTGAAGCAGATATAAACCTAAATCGAATTAACATCTCCCATAAAAAAAAGCAGATTAAACATTCATTTGAAGCAAACTCAGAAAATGAATCAGAAGATAGTATAAAAcacaatttataaaaagatagtatcacaattatcattattatgaataaatattGATACAACTGAGAAATATCATCTAGAAAGACAGAAACTTCAGTTCATAATAATCATCCCTTTACCATAAGACGGAAAACCCAGAAATAAACTGCAGAATCAGAACCATCGAATTTGACCTAACGTGAAGCAGAATCAAGAGATTGGTTTGGTTTTTTGAGTGAGCATGATGATTTGAAAGCCTCAATCTGTTTCTGACATTTGACATAATCTCCCTTGTTCTCTTCCAAACACTTTTTTAAAGCATCAACATCACAAcctgaatttattttcttcactgTGCTGCTATCTCCTGCTTTCTCATCCATAATCTCCAATTGAAAATGTAAAGGTTCTGCATTTTACATCAATTTGTGAATACCTCAATcaagataataacaatattatagAACAAGCAATTGAATAACGAAGTCCTGTTATGTGACttgaattgattgaaaataGAATAAACACAATGTGGTACCGTAGTGAAACGCAGCGTAACTGTGCAAGCCCTGACCTAACACCGCTTACGAAGACCACTATAGATTCCCGCACCATACGATACAGAGCCCcatattcataataattatttttagtttttggttggatatatatttttttcaattttttttaaattgtagcaattgtttttattgtgatactatattgtattttgagaaaaagtaaagaaaatagttaCTTtgcacaatttttttgtttttcattgtgTTAACAGtcttactattattattattataatagaatagtgagtaatatatatatatatatatatatatatatatatatatatattctaaccATTTTTACTTTAAGCTTATTTGTCGAAATAAAAGAGGactacaaacaaaaacaatctcaaaatttcaagactaataaattataaccaacaataaaattataatacaaaaatttagaaaagtgATAATGAAGAAAATTAGTTAGTATAAATGGGATtttcaaaagttatttaaaacctcacatattaaaatacaaaagttgTAGTAGTATtttacttttgacttttaaaatgatcaacttctcttaaaaaaaacttCTTAACTTGATAAAGTTGAACATTTACACATATATGGCTAATACATAAAGAGCAACGTTTGCACTCTAATTAATTACGTATAAATCATTATTCTTTTTATCTGTAGTTGATTTGAGAAGTCATAGATTGGatcttttaaattagatatGAGATTTGAATATTGACTTTTGCCCATGAAACAAACTAGAAACACATTCTTGAGTCTTCATTGCTGAAAAACTACCTGCTTATGTTTCGAAGAGCTTCGTTAATCATAAATAACAATTCTATAGCTTTTTTAAAATGTGATGTCAAAACCAAATTTCATTCACCATTTGAAGCTTTAGATAATTACATAACTGGCCATTAATTACAATGACATAGCAGAGTCTAGTGATTAAAGCTTTCTCCTGAATATTACATTCTGCCACATTTTCCCACGTCCTATCTTCGTtgataattacaaattttgcaAACACTATTTTGAAGCATCTACAGAAAATGCTTCGTAGCAATAGGAGTGGAGTTAAccttgtatattttatattatagggAGAAGAATGGCGTTAGATATAGGAATTGTGTGCCAATTATGTACACATCTTAAAGGAAATTGGTCCAACATATTGATAGTCATGACTCACACTGTCATAATTTACATGACATGTACACCAACTTTGTGACAACCAAAGATTATGCTCAGAAATAAACAGAAAGCATTGGTGCTCTGGATCACTGAAAACCAACACTGGACAATATGCCCCCTTAAACTACCAGCTACCATCTGAAAAATTAAAACAGTGCAAATCATCACAATGAGTAATATCTGTCATGAAAAGAGAGTATTAACAGGGTAGAGTATTGACATTTACATGACTCACGGAATGAGGCACTATTACTTGTGAAGTACTTAAATGATAGGAAGAGTGAGCAATTTAGATAATAAGAAAATGATAAGTAATAATCACAATTACCTTGGTCAATGGCTGGAGCTACCAAGATCAAAGTCCATGGTGTAATCGTACTCAATTGTTGGAATTACAGAAGCCATAAATTTTAGGAATAGAAATAGGTACCTACAAAAACAAGTATATGAGATTATATCATCTCATACTCATACACACTCAAACATTACGAACAGGTCCTTCACTTTATTAGATTCATGAACTAGAAGAAATGGGGTAAAGTCCATATCTAATGGCTATACATCTGTGGAAGTTTGTGTTGTTGGAGCCACAACATGGGGTATCAGTACTCATATAATATGGATGAATTATTTCtacatatgaaagaaatatCTTAGGAAGAAAGGGTTTACTTGTCAACTTCAGGCTCAACACCACGTGACATCAACACATCAATGATTTTCTTCATCACTGCTCCATGTCGACATGGATGAATAGATGCATGCTTCCCAGGCAAGTGAGGATGGTCTTCAATTGTTACCTGCCATAAGTTTAGTTACACATTGTGAGAATGAGAATTAGAGCGAGAGGGCCTTTATTAGGtgaaaaactaataataaaagcCTATCTATTCATCCATTTATCTATGTATCTAATATCTCACCGTTTTGCGAGCATGGTCTTGACTAACATCTTCAAGGACAAGTTCTGGCTGCAAAAGCATTCTTGCCTGCCAACGAAAAGAGATggaattattaaattattaacaaagtTTCCAAGGTATAGCTGGAAATGATGAAAGGTTTATATGTTTCTACAACTatttcaactaaaaataaatcatgACAGTCAAATGAGAATACAGTATGACAAGAAATTTCACAGGTTTCAAGTTAGATTTATGTCAGCGACATCTTCATTTTTACAGTGCCAATAGTTCATATAGATAACAGAGGACAGCACAAATTATTCCTTCCGTACTCATAAAACTTTGAAAAGTACATTCATTTTCGATGGATCCAAAAGTTACCAATCGGATCATTTTTTCAGTTACCTATTCCATGCATTAAATCAGTAATTCTATCTCTAACTCAAGTAGCTTTGCCACAGTCCTCCTATAGATAGTTCAAACATGACTAAATTATAGTTACAAGGATCAAGTGAATAAAACAAACCTCATCATATCCAGTAAGCCATACTCGTGGTGTTTGATAATATTTATCATACCTGCAAAATGAGCAGGGTCCAACATTAAAAATCATTGCCAGAAAACAATTTCATTCTGCTATAAcacaagaattttttttaggGTGGGGTGGGGTTGGGAGGGGAGGGGGCCGGAAAGAGGGAAGGGGGAGAGAGACAGAAAACAGTGTTAGAGAAAAGAGGTAAGAGATAGGATAAGATATCttcaaaaatagaaattcaTAGAACTTCTGATGCTGCTGTACACAGAAACATGTAAAAAAGTAACCCTGTTTGCTAATGTTTGACATTTATAATTCTTAGAAACAATATAGCATTCAGTTTACAGATGTTTCGGTTTTGTTTCCAAATTAATTGCctataactaaattttttttgaaattgtgaaaatgtttttaaaagaaGTAGCAGAACCAAACTAACAATGTATTTCACATGCCAAGGTTTTCCTGATATCATCATAAATAGCAACTTTGTGGAAGCAACCATAATCAGAACATCAAAGAGAAGCCATAGACATACATGAAGATATTGAAGTCATGAAGCATTTATCATATAGTGGGATACCATAATAAGCCTAGTTGAGGGTTAAAAGTATAGACTGAATGCATAAAATGACaaacatgaaaaattatattgaaactCATCTTACGTGATGCTGACATCGTAAGTTCGGGTTCGTAGAATATTATCGTCATCAGGTTCATGAGCTACTAGATACGTGGACTGAAGAGTGGCCTCCCATTAACATAAGAACAAATAATTAGAGAAATCACATTTCTTAATTCAATATAAAGGTGGCTATAAACAAAGACACAGtagtaaacaaaaataaaagataatatgaaaattattctGAAAAGTATGGACACCAAAAATCTCCCAACTT encodes the following:
- the LOC114169607 gene encoding splicing factor-like protein 1, whose translation is MDALDSTPNLPPPHPYDSSPQNHAPSEYHNSSQHQSETGQNENGNGTSDGRPSENGQGPLDNNGLHPQISKPLLSEGLTRSGTDRDQSGGEEETTSKRRRRSRWDPQPESNDQSGQSGGELGSGPKKRKSRWADDEPKPVIQLPDFMGGIEFDPEIQALNSRLLEISRMLQSGLPLDDRPEGARSPSPEPIYDNMGIRINTREYRARERLQKERQEIISQIIKKNPAFKPPADYRPPKLQKKLYIPMKEYPGYNFIGLIIGPRGNTQKRMEKETGAKIVIRGKGSVKEGRLQQKRDLKPDPSENEDLHVLVEAETPESLEAAAGMVEKLLQPVDEVLNEHKRQQLRELAALNGTIRDEEYCRLCGEPGHRQYACPTRTSTFKSEVVCKHCGDGGHPSIDCPVKGATGKKMDDEYQNFLAELGGSVPESATKQTSTLAIGAGTSGSNPPWANNSATAGGLAQAGLGAAAVKKEIDDTNLYIGYLPPSLDDDGLIQLFQQFGEIVMAKVIKDRMSGLSKGYGFVKYADITMANNAILAMNGYRLEGRTIAVRVAGKPPQPVVPPGPPASAVPTYPVPSQPLGAYPSQQYAAGGPLGTAPPGSYGGTPVPWGPPVPPPYAPYAPPPPGSTMYPPMQGQPMPPYGVQYPPPVQTGPPGAPSQPATSSEVQQSYPPGVQSDSSTSTQSVAVNLYGNSVPSMPPAAQPTYPASYGYPPYYNAVPPPPPPSAPIPVSTSDQSHNIANVPWANNSLVPPPASSADKTTYGTDQSLSIGNVPRTTNPPVPPPPSSAEKTSYGADSEYEKFMAEMK